One Pectobacterium polaris DNA window includes the following coding sequences:
- a CDS encoding extensin-like domain-containing protein — protein MRGWVIVVAILGALVALAPWIQRQLPPGYDPFSPLSVDDPPTFITRLKMKSVANDPEACLAILKQAQENGRLRFSEANDISGQCPVASPVRVQGFGSVTLSSSFLASCPLALSSTMFVAQVAVPQAQFLGTTLTRIDHMGSYACRNIYHRPEGRLSEHATADAWDIAAFRLSDGRQVSVLNQWSTTDDRGSYLRTTFRESCRFFGNSLGPEYNAAHANHFHFGMRGFGVCR, from the coding sequence ATGCGGGGATGGGTAATAGTTGTGGCGATATTAGGAGCCTTAGTGGCTCTGGCACCCTGGATCCAGCGTCAACTCCCGCCTGGTTACGATCCTTTCTCTCCACTGTCCGTTGACGATCCACCCACGTTTATTACTCGGCTGAAAATGAAGTCTGTCGCTAACGATCCTGAGGCCTGTCTGGCAATATTAAAGCAGGCGCAGGAAAACGGGCGACTGCGATTCTCCGAGGCCAATGATATCAGTGGGCAATGTCCGGTAGCATCGCCCGTTCGGGTACAAGGCTTTGGCTCGGTCACGCTCAGTTCCAGTTTTCTTGCCAGTTGCCCACTAGCGCTGAGTAGCACCATGTTTGTGGCACAGGTCGCAGTGCCGCAGGCGCAATTTCTTGGCACGACTCTAACGCGTATCGACCATATGGGTAGCTACGCCTGTCGGAATATCTACCATCGACCGGAAGGGCGATTGAGCGAGCATGCGACGGCAGACGCGTGGGATATTGCCGCTTTTCGTCTCTCTGATGGTCGGCAAGTGAGCGTCCTGAATCAGTGGTCGACAACGGACGATCGCGGCAGCTATTTGCGTACCACGTTCAGGGAAAGCTGTCGTTTTTTCGGTAACTCGCTGGGGCCGGAATATAACGCCGCACATGCTAATCACTTTCACTTTGGCATGCGCGGTTTTGGCGTGTGTCGATGA
- a CDS encoding PqiB family protein, giving the protein MQDNTPGTPTEATVKNKRRLSPFWLLPLIALMIAGWLIYTNQQERGTTVTIDFVSADGIVAGRTPVRYQGVEVGTVQNIKLSEDLRTIQVEASIKSDMKEALRSGTQFWLVTPKASLAGVSGLDALVGGNYIGMMPGSGEPQERFSALDTQPKYRVNTGELLIHLHADDLGSLNTGSLVYYRKIPVGKVYDYTVSQDSHGVMIDVLVERRFTHLVKKNSRFWNVSGFNADISVSGAKIEMENLAALVNGAIAFDSPEESENAGAEQSYRLYPDLAQSQRGVKITLDLPSGDSLSEGRTPLMYQGLEVGTLNKITLNPDDGKVSGELIIDPAVVSLMREGTRIELSKPQLSLSDLNVSRLLSGPTLTLIPGEGEPRQHFDVLDSGQQQLTQPGALSIQLTAAQSYGIDSGQPVLLHGVQVGQVVKRTLDEQGVSFLLVIEPRYRQLLHRDSKFIVNSRVNVKMGLDGIQVLGASAQEWVSGGIQVLPGSKGDVQTRYPLFSDLEKAEEGIRGATPSPTLTLVTDSLPDIQDGSIVLYRKFQVGEIMRVRPKADTFEVDVYIRPEHRKLLTENSVFWAEGGARVQLNTSGLTVQASPLNRALKGAISFDNLEGAPEIKGGKRVLYNNETAARAVGSRIILRTYDASKLAPGMPIRYLGIDIGQLDSLKLSEQRNEVLVQAVLYPEYVRNFARSGTRFSVVTPEISAAGVNHLETLFQPYINVEPGNGSVTRSFELQQATISDSRYQDGLNISVDAPEAGALQVGTPVLFRGIEVGTVTGLSLGTLSDRIAVSLRISKRYQHLVRDNSVFWQASGYNLEFGLVGGVIKSGTFQQFIRGGIAFATPPSTPLAPKAQEGKHFLLRNEEPKEWRQWGTAIPTPNN; this is encoded by the coding sequence ATGCAAGATAATACGCCTGGGACACCAACTGAAGCTACCGTGAAGAACAAGCGTCGCCTGTCGCCGTTTTGGCTGCTGCCGCTGATTGCGTTGATGATTGCCGGCTGGCTGATTTACACCAATCAGCAAGAACGTGGCACAACGGTCACTATCGATTTCGTCTCCGCTGACGGTATTGTCGCCGGACGTACGCCCGTGCGCTACCAAGGGGTGGAAGTCGGCACCGTGCAAAATATCAAGCTGAGTGAAGACCTGCGTACCATTCAGGTCGAAGCCAGTATCAAAAGCGACATGAAGGAAGCGTTGCGCAGCGGCACGCAGTTCTGGCTGGTTACCCCGAAAGCGTCTCTCGCTGGGGTGTCAGGGCTGGATGCGCTGGTGGGCGGTAACTACATCGGCATGATGCCCGGTTCCGGCGAGCCACAAGAGCGCTTTTCAGCGCTGGATACGCAGCCCAAATACCGCGTGAATACCGGGGAACTGCTGATTCATCTCCATGCAGACGATCTCGGTTCACTGAATACCGGTTCGCTGGTTTACTACCGTAAAATCCCGGTGGGAAAAGTCTACGATTACACCGTTTCCCAAGATAGCCACGGTGTGATGATTGACGTGCTGGTTGAACGTCGCTTTACCCATCTGGTGAAGAAAAATAGCCGCTTCTGGAACGTGTCTGGCTTTAATGCGGACATTAGCGTCAGCGGCGCAAAAATTGAAATGGAGAATCTGGCAGCATTGGTTAACGGTGCGATCGCGTTCGATTCACCGGAAGAGAGCGAGAATGCGGGTGCCGAACAATCCTACCGCCTCTATCCCGATCTGGCGCAAAGCCAGCGCGGTGTGAAAATCACGCTAGATTTACCTTCCGGCGACAGCCTATCTGAAGGCCGCACCCCGCTGATGTATCAGGGGCTAGAAGTCGGCACGCTGAATAAAATCACGTTGAACCCAGATGACGGCAAGGTCAGTGGAGAACTCATCATCGATCCTGCCGTGGTTTCGCTGATGCGTGAAGGCACACGAATCGAACTCAGCAAGCCCCAGCTTTCGCTCAGTGACCTGAATGTTTCACGTCTGCTGAGCGGCCCAACGCTGACGCTCATCCCCGGCGAAGGCGAACCGCGCCAACATTTTGACGTGCTGGATAGCGGGCAGCAGCAGCTCACCCAGCCCGGCGCGCTTTCTATTCAGCTCACGGCAGCACAAAGCTATGGGATTGATAGCGGTCAACCTGTGCTGCTGCATGGTGTCCAAGTTGGACAGGTCGTGAAACGCACGCTGGACGAACAGGGTGTCAGCTTCCTTTTGGTGATCGAGCCGCGATATCGCCAGTTATTACACCGCGACAGCAAATTCATCGTGAACAGCCGTGTGAATGTGAAGATGGGGCTGGATGGGATTCAAGTGTTGGGTGCCAGCGCGCAAGAATGGGTCAGCGGCGGTATTCAGGTTTTACCGGGCAGCAAAGGTGACGTTCAGACACGTTACCCGCTGTTCAGCGATCTCGAAAAAGCCGAGGAAGGCATTCGCGGTGCCACGCCTTCCCCGACGCTCACCTTAGTGACCGACAGCCTGCCGGATATTCAGGACGGCTCCATCGTGCTGTACCGTAAGTTCCAGGTGGGCGAAATAATGCGGGTGCGGCCGAAGGCGGATACCTTTGAGGTTGACGTTTATATTCGTCCCGAACACCGCAAGCTGCTGACGGAAAACAGCGTGTTCTGGGCAGAAGGTGGAGCCCGTGTGCAGTTGAATACGTCGGGCCTGACCGTGCAGGCCTCCCCGCTGAACCGAGCGCTTAAAGGGGCAATCAGTTTTGATAATCTGGAAGGTGCTCCAGAAATTAAAGGCGGGAAACGCGTCCTGTATAACAACGAAACGGCGGCGCGCGCCGTGGGGAGTCGCATCATTCTGCGCACCTACGATGCCAGTAAACTCGCGCCGGGCATGCCGATCCGCTATCTAGGAATCGATATCGGTCAGTTGGATTCGCTGAAACTGTCCGAGCAGCGTAATGAAGTGCTGGTGCAGGCCGTCCTCTACCCTGAATACGTGCGTAACTTCGCCCGTTCCGGGACGCGTTTTTCCGTCGTCACACCAGAAATTTCCGCCGCCGGCGTGAATCATCTGGAGACGCTATTCCAGCCTTATATCAACGTCGAACCGGGTAATGGCAGCGTAACGCGGAGTTTTGAGCTGCAACAAGCCACCATCTCCGACTCTCGCTATCAGGACGGCTTGAATATCAGCGTTGATGCGCCGGAAGCGGGCGCGTTGCAGGTTGGTACGCCAGTGCTGTTCCGCGGCATTGAAGTCGGTACGGTAACCGGGCTGTCGCTGGGCACGCTCTCCGATCGTATCGCCGTGTCGCTACGCATCAGCAAACGCTATCAACATCTGGTGCGCGATAATTCCGTCTTCTGGCAGGCTTCAGGTTACAACCTGGAATTCGGATTGGTTGGCGGCGTCATCAAGAGCGGAACCTTCCAGCAGTTCATTCGCGGCGGTATCGCGTTTGCCACGCCCCCCAGCACGCCTCTCGCCCCCAAAGCACAGGAAGGAAAGCATTTCCTGCTGAGGAACGAAGAGCCCAAAGAGTGGCGGCAATGGGGTACAGCGATTCCGACACCGAATAATTAA
- a CDS encoding malate/lactate/ureidoglycolate dehydrogenase — MQISASRLMAMIQIVLQKAGCEENEARIVAEHLVDANLKGHDSHGVGMLPHYVAFIGKGIMHPNTPARLVRDSGAVLQFTGDRGFGQRTGKEAMQAAIDRVKTTGVCLMTLSSTCHLGRIGTYGEMAADAGLVSIHFVNVNDLDPIVAPWCGSEARFGTNPICIAFPPTEHNAAFVLDFATSVVALGKTRVAYLAGKTFDEEVMLDCHGVSTNDPKVMWEGEKHGALKPIAKHKGGGLILAAEMLAGLLSGGGTIQPENARQGAIVNNMTTIVIDPASMVSMVWLQKEYDAMLDYVRTSTAPDPTQPILIAGEPERISQAQRSADGIYLSDQEWQKIVEAGVSLGMNPAEFALIA; from the coding sequence ATGCAGATTTCAGCCAGTCGTCTGATGGCGATGATACAAATCGTATTGCAAAAGGCAGGATGTGAAGAAAACGAAGCTCGAATTGTCGCCGAACACCTTGTGGATGCAAACCTGAAAGGGCATGACAGCCACGGTGTGGGGATGTTGCCACACTATGTGGCGTTCATCGGGAAAGGTATTATGCATCCGAATACACCCGCGCGTTTAGTGCGTGACAGCGGAGCTGTGCTGCAATTTACTGGCGATCGCGGTTTTGGTCAGCGTACGGGCAAAGAAGCAATGCAGGCGGCTATTGATCGAGTGAAAACGACGGGTGTGTGTTTAATGACGTTGTCGTCTACCTGCCATTTGGGACGCATCGGCACCTATGGAGAAATGGCGGCGGACGCCGGGCTCGTATCGATACACTTCGTCAACGTTAACGATCTCGACCCTATTGTGGCTCCTTGGTGTGGCAGTGAAGCCCGTTTCGGAACGAACCCTATCTGCATTGCGTTCCCGCCAACGGAGCATAACGCAGCCTTTGTGCTGGATTTCGCCACCAGCGTGGTTGCGCTGGGGAAAACCCGCGTCGCGTATCTGGCGGGCAAAACGTTTGATGAAGAGGTCATGTTAGATTGCCACGGTGTTTCCACTAACGATCCGAAAGTCATGTGGGAAGGTGAAAAACACGGTGCCTTGAAACCCATTGCGAAACATAAAGGTGGTGGGTTGATTTTAGCGGCTGAAATGCTGGCGGGGTTGTTGTCGGGCGGCGGAACGATTCAACCGGAGAACGCACGTCAGGGAGCAATAGTGAATAACATGACGACGATTGTTATCGATCCCGCCAGTATGGTTTCTATGGTGTGGTTGCAGAAAGAATATGATGCGATGCTGGATTACGTCCGCACGTCAACGGCTCCCGATCCGACACAGCCTATTTTAATCGCTGGTGAACCAGAACGTATTTCGCAGGCGCAACGTAGCGCAGACGGTATTTATTTGTCCGATCAGGAGTGGCAGAAAATCGTGGAGGCGGGAGTTTCTTTGGGGATGAATCCGGCCGAGTTCGCGTTAATAGCATAA
- a CDS encoding cupin domain-containing protein produces the protein MKKTSRFLLALAGLWFSVTAYSATSSSTQTEETRIPAIKLINTQDNHSAFVTGSVPTLEKITAQKFWLSNSTEAWEMNVHPAPRKQYVITLKGTLKFRVSDGSTFLLSPGTVLIAADTQGEGHSWEMVEGTEWVRIYIPIVDDSDYFTPDASVTVAPKAH, from the coding sequence ATGAAAAAGACATCGCGTTTTCTTCTGGCGCTTGCCGGATTATGGTTTTCCGTTACGGCTTATTCCGCAACGTCCTCTTCGACGCAGACAGAGGAAACCCGGATACCGGCTATCAAACTCATCAATACACAAGATAATCACTCAGCCTTCGTCACAGGCAGCGTGCCTACACTGGAAAAAATCACTGCACAAAAATTTTGGCTCAGTAATTCCACGGAAGCGTGGGAGATGAACGTTCACCCGGCACCGCGCAAACAATATGTCATCACGCTGAAAGGCACGTTGAAATTTCGGGTTAGCGATGGTTCCACTTTTCTGCTTTCTCCTGGAACCGTCTTGATTGCCGCCGATACACAGGGAGAAGGACATAGCTGGGAGATGGTTGAAGGGACTGAATGGGTCAGGATTTATATTCCAATTGTGGATGATAGCGATTATTTCACCCCCGATGCATCGGTTACCGTCGCGCCTAAAGCGCACTAA
- the yebS gene encoding membrane integrity lipid transport subunit YebS — translation MKIHNIVSPAPFSSPRPPLTGGAKNTASTIDRYHRCPECDAFFALPQLKRTQTANCPRCDAKVSSGRDWTISRLAAMAVAMLVLMPFAFTEPLISIRLLGVTINASLFEGIWQITRQGHPLTASMVAFCTVGAPLTLVFSLLYLFFAPRIGMNLRPILLMLQRLKEWMMLDIYLVGMAVAAIKVREFADVQAGIGLVAFLALMILSLLTLIHLNTDQLWQRFYPRMRPLISPDRYRICLSCHFTSSPDNRGRCPRCHIPLRLRQRQSLQKSWAALIASIILLFPANLLPISIIYVNGARTEDTIFSGILSLASGNVPIALVVFIASILVPFTKVIVLFGLLVSIHLRSEGNIMMRMKMLRVIRWIGRWSMLDLFVIALTMSLVNRDQLLAFTMGPAAFYFGAAVILTILAVEWLDSRLMWDNTDVE, via the coding sequence ATGAAAATACATAATATAGTCAGTCCTGCACCGTTTTCCTCCCCCCGACCACCGTTAACGGGTGGTGCGAAAAACACCGCGTCTACCATAGATCGCTATCATCGCTGCCCAGAGTGCGATGCCTTTTTTGCGCTTCCGCAGTTGAAGCGAACCCAGACAGCCAACTGCCCACGTTGTGATGCCAAAGTCAGTTCAGGCAGAGACTGGACTATTTCTCGACTGGCGGCGATGGCGGTTGCCATGTTGGTCCTGATGCCGTTTGCCTTCACCGAGCCGTTGATCAGTATTCGCCTGCTGGGGGTTACCATCAATGCCAGCCTGTTCGAAGGCATTTGGCAAATCACCCGGCAGGGGCATCCGCTCACGGCAAGCATGGTTGCTTTCTGTACGGTTGGTGCCCCACTCACGCTGGTTTTTTCTCTGTTATACCTGTTCTTTGCTCCCCGAATCGGGATGAATCTGCGGCCCATCCTCCTCATGTTGCAACGGCTAAAAGAGTGGATGATGCTGGATATCTATCTGGTCGGAATGGCCGTTGCCGCAATCAAAGTCCGTGAATTCGCGGATGTTCAGGCGGGAATCGGGCTCGTCGCCTTTCTGGCACTGATGATCTTAAGCCTGTTGACGCTGATTCACTTAAATACCGACCAGCTTTGGCAGCGGTTTTATCCGCGCATGAGGCCGTTGATTTCGCCGGATCGCTATCGAATCTGCCTTTCCTGCCATTTCACCAGTTCTCCCGACAACCGAGGTCGTTGCCCCCGTTGCCATATTCCGCTTCGCTTGCGCCAGCGGCAAAGCCTGCAAAAATCCTGGGCAGCGCTCATTGCTTCTATAATTTTACTGTTCCCCGCCAACCTGTTGCCCATATCGATTATTTATGTCAACGGTGCACGTACGGAGGACACGATTTTTTCCGGTATTCTTTCGCTTGCGTCAGGCAATGTTCCGATCGCGCTGGTGGTCTTTATCGCCAGTATTCTAGTGCCGTTTACTAAGGTTATTGTGCTGTTCGGGCTGCTGGTGAGTATCCATCTCCGATCAGAAGGCAACATAATGATGCGCATGAAGATGCTGCGCGTGATCCGTTGGATCGGTCGCTGGTCCATGCTCGATTTATTTGTGATTGCGCTGACGATGTCACTCGTCAACCGCGATCAATTACTCGCTTTCACCATGGGGCCTGCTGCCTTTTACTTTGGCGCAGCGGTGATTCTCACTATCCTTGCCGTTGAATGGCTGGATAGTCGACTGATGTGGGATAACACTGATGTGGAATAA
- a CDS encoding YdfD/YebW family protein, translating to MFALVIFVCYLGHGCDDLVVGAYNTEAQCLQAMDEQRLRRAGCFPIEEYIDGFWIPAQEYADF from the coding sequence ATGTTTGCGTTAGTGATATTTGTTTGTTATCTCGGGCATGGCTGCGACGATTTGGTCGTCGGTGCCTACAACACCGAAGCACAGTGCCTGCAAGCGATGGATGAGCAGCGCCTGCGCCGCGCCGGCTGCTTCCCCATCGAAGAGTATATTGACGGCTTCTGGATCCCTGCTCAGGAGTACGCTGACTTTTAG
- a CDS encoding excalibur calcium-binding domain-containing protein, translated as MKRKLFVILLSTAFFFTIQPASSYPYDHDSQRTEKTKTEDRKQEKNRFVCDGRQYCSQMDSRDEAYFFIQNCPDTKMDGDRDGIPCENDSRFPPIKAKRF; from the coding sequence ATGAAACGGAAACTCTTCGTTATTCTACTATCTACAGCATTCTTTTTTACTATTCAGCCAGCATCGTCCTATCCTTATGATCATGATAGTCAGAGAACGGAAAAAACAAAGACAGAAGATCGAAAACAAGAAAAAAATCGATTTGTTTGTGACGGCAGGCAGTATTGTAGCCAGATGGACTCTAGAGATGAGGCCTATTTTTTCATTCAAAACTGTCCTGATACCAAAATGGATGGCGACCGTGATGGGATTCCTTGCGAAAACGACTCACGCTTTCCTCCAATTAAAGCAAAGCGATTTTAG
- the rsmF gene encoding 16S rRNA (cytosine(1407)-C(5))-methyltransferase RsmF, which translates to MAKFTPANLPAEFLDTMRDIMPSSLSMEDFIAACQRPLRRSIRVNTLKISVDAFLQLVQPYGWQLEPIPWCQEGFWLLNAEEENTRLGNTLEHLSGLFYIQEASSMLPVSALFHRNDALETVLDVAAAPGSKTTQIAARLNNEGAIVANEYSASRVKVLHANISRCGVSNTAITHFDGRVFGAALPEYFDAILLDAPCSGEGVVRKDPAAMNHWSQESITDIAATQRDLILSAFHALKPGGVMIYSTCTLNRQENQQVCRWLQAQFPDACEFESLHDLFADAERAITEEGFLHVFPQIYDSEGFFVARLRKTASVPPLPRPGYKVGKFPFSPIPPKDSALLTQAAGKQGIHWDETLLQLWQRDSEIWLFPAALTSAFGNIRFSRIGLKLAERFPKGFRWQHEAIVALADPNAKNAYALTDRIACEWFQGKDSYPEPLPAADELILTYQNTPVGLAKRISSRIKNSLPRDLVRDGASPAQPLSKE; encoded by the coding sequence GTGGCAAAATTTACCCCAGCCAACCTGCCTGCTGAATTTCTCGACACTATGCGGGACATCATGCCTTCATCCCTCTCGATGGAGGATTTTATTGCCGCCTGCCAGCGTCCGCTGCGCCGGAGCATCCGCGTGAATACGTTAAAAATCAGCGTCGATGCCTTTCTTCAGCTTGTGCAGCCTTATGGCTGGCAGCTTGAGCCGATTCCCTGGTGTCAGGAAGGTTTCTGGCTGCTGAATGCGGAAGAAGAAAACACGCGGTTAGGTAATACGCTGGAGCACCTGAGCGGGCTGTTTTATATTCAGGAAGCCAGCTCCATGCTGCCCGTCAGCGCCCTGTTCCACCGTAATGATGCGTTGGAAACAGTTTTGGACGTTGCGGCCGCACCGGGATCCAAAACGACGCAAATCGCAGCACGACTGAATAATGAAGGGGCTATCGTCGCCAATGAATATTCAGCCAGCCGGGTAAAAGTGTTGCACGCCAACATCAGCCGCTGCGGCGTCAGCAATACGGCGATTACACACTTTGACGGGCGGGTTTTCGGTGCAGCGCTGCCGGAATATTTTGATGCGATTCTGCTGGATGCGCCGTGCTCGGGTGAAGGCGTGGTGCGTAAGGATCCCGCGGCGATGAACCACTGGTCGCAAGAGAGCATTACCGATATTGCTGCCACACAGCGCGACCTGATTCTGAGCGCGTTCCATGCCCTGAAGCCCGGCGGCGTGATGATTTACTCCACCTGTACGCTGAATAGACAGGAAAACCAGCAGGTCTGCCGTTGGTTGCAGGCACAGTTTCCTGATGCGTGCGAATTTGAATCGTTACACGATCTCTTCGCCGACGCCGAACGCGCCATAACCGAAGAAGGCTTCCTGCACGTCTTCCCACAGATTTATGACAGCGAAGGCTTCTTTGTTGCCCGTTTGCGGAAAACCGCCAGCGTGCCACCTCTGCCGCGTCCAGGTTATAAAGTCGGTAAATTCCCGTTCTCCCCGATCCCGCCCAAAGACAGTGCGTTACTCACACAGGCAGCAGGCAAACAGGGCATTCACTGGGATGAGACGTTACTTCAACTGTGGCAGCGTGATAGCGAGATCTGGCTCTTCCCTGCGGCGCTGACCTCCGCTTTTGGCAATATCAGATTCTCACGTATTGGCCTTAAGCTCGCTGAGCGCTTCCCCAAAGGTTTCCGCTGGCAGCATGAAGCCATTGTCGCGCTGGCCGATCCGAACGCGAAGAATGCCTACGCGCTAACCGATCGCATCGCCTGCGAGTGGTTCCAGGGTAAAGACAGCTATCCAGAACCGCTGCCTGCTGCGGATGAGCTGATTTTAACCTACCAGAACACGCCTGTCGGTCTGGCAAAACGCATCAGCAGCCGGATAAAAAACAGCCTGCCACGCGATTTAGTGCGAGATGGCGCATCCCCTGCCCAGCCTCTTTCTAAAGAATAA